One genomic segment of Candidatus Nomurabacteria bacterium includes these proteins:
- a CDS encoding glycosyltransferase yields MNNFIRNLEIKIVGLIVLVSGTLYLSWMFMSLNWDNPVLALLFALANILAAISIFIAIINYTSFSIPEVRLIEEDDELPIVGVIIPTYKEPVDMVRRTAVSVLTQNYPEDKIVLIISDDAHDVAVKAMVHNLDAQYVNANILYFEPPLKDDPNRRGEAKSGNLNAVYDKLLELEDIQYIETRDADDEVGHPDFLRHALAHLIHNTDAAYVQTIKEVATTPGDPFGNLEGFFYRSLMLSKNKTKSVFPCGSGLVWRKDALVSIGGFPIWNVVEDFQSGAEAMRRGWRGIFIPIVGAIGQVSPEDIESLYKQRGTWALDSIRYMLYGDKSGMNIRQKLNMIEPGLAYITSIASIIFALIPVMSLLFGIGPLSVDSFEYFLYLGPYMLSMNLFMYLRALRSGVSMGSIIRSYQTLFGLSPVYFRAFLQALKFGRNRKPKYIVTRKTHKHGVYLKDVYIQLVVVMLLFLSITGEFSQYFHYGESIDFFTTIWAVFYLYLFQRIVMNSIHGVTVSSLLGIKKQKYIFQNA; encoded by the coding sequence ATGAATAATTTTATCAGAAATTTAGAAATCAAAATAGTTGGATTAATCGTCCTTGTATCTGGTACATTGTACCTTTCTTGGATGTTCATGTCATTAAACTGGGATAATCCAGTGTTGGCTTTGCTATTTGCATTGGCCAACATACTCGCTGCAATATCTATATTTATAGCTATTATAAACTACACCTCATTTAGTATTCCTGAAGTTAGGTTAATTGAAGAAGATGATGAACTTCCTATTGTGGGTGTAATAATTCCCACTTATAAAGAACCTGTCGATATGGTACGTAGGACAGCTGTATCTGTACTTACACAAAACTATCCTGAAGATAAAATCGTACTGATTATAAGTGATGATGCTCATGATGTTGCTGTAAAGGCGATGGTTCATAACTTGGATGCACAATATGTTAATGCAAATATCTTATACTTTGAACCGCCACTGAAAGATGATCCAAATAGGCGTGGTGAAGCTAAATCAGGAAATCTTAATGCTGTTTATGATAAATTGCTCGAACTTGAGGATATTCAATATATTGAGACTAGAGATGCTGATGACGAGGTTGGACACCCAGATTTCTTACGTCATGCACTTGCGCATTTGATACATAATACTGATGCTGCATATGTTCAAACAATTAAGGAAGTAGCAACGACTCCAGGTGATCCATTTGGTAACTTAGAGGGATTCTTTTATAGAAGTTTGATGTTATCTAAAAATAAAACTAAATCTGTATTTCCATGTGGTTCAGGTTTAGTATGGAGAAAAGATGCTTTAGTTTCAATTGGCGGATTCCCAATCTGGAATGTAGTTGAGGATTTTCAATCAGGTGCCGAAGCTATGAGAAGAGGATGGCGAGGTATATTTATACCGATTGTTGGTGCTATTGGCCAAGTCTCACCTGAAGATATTGAAAGCTTGTATAAGCAAAGGGGAACATGGGCTTTAGACTCAATCAGATATATGCTTTATGGTGATAAAAGTGGCATGAATATTAGACAAAAATTGAATATGATTGAACCTGGTCTTGCTTATATTACTAGCATTGCATCAATAATCTTCGCTCTTATACCGGTAATGAGCTTACTATTTGGTATAGGACCATTATCGGTTGATTCGTTTGAATACTTCTTATATTTAGGTCCATATATGCTATCTATGAATCTGTTTATGTATCTTAGAGCCTTAAGATCAGGTGTATCTATGGGTAGTATTATCAGATCTTACCAAACGCTCTTCGGATTAAGCCCTGTATACTTCAGAGCATTTCTACAGGCATTGAAATTTGGAAGAAATAGAAAACCAAAATACATCGTGACAAGAAAGACTCATAAGCATGGAGTGTACCTTAAGGATGTATATATCCAGCTCGTTGTTGTTATGCTACTGTTCTTATCGATTACAGGTGAATTTTCTCAATACTTCCACTATGGTGAAAGCATTGATTTCTTTACAACAATTTGGGCTGTGTTCTACTTATACCTTTTCCAGAGGATTGTAATGAATAGTATTCATGGTGTAACGGTATCATCACTATTGGGTATCAAAAAACAGAAATACATCTTTCAGAATGCATAA
- a CDS encoding NAD-binding protein — protein sequence MHPELRQTIKFTLKIGLPVIILSLALAFLVGIFESPHNPAFSDPSYVIWWWASTISTVGYGDITPVTNLGHFFGILLIFSSLIFFSLIISEIGNIVRILAQYKSKGYASVNHRGHVVILGYNSFTNGLIDMLFERYGKDTKIVIISNYLKQVPRSDIELVSGDPLDKEILRKASLYHASIAIIMTSDNLTSPDTYTLVLGLQIERYAPKIVSIAELRDPQMRDLFKHTKMDHVIWESSLIDSILKGDKEEEVKLFKLLDYALKEK from the coding sequence ATGCACCCAGAATTACGACAAACCATCAAATTCACCCTGAAAATTGGCTTACCTGTTATCATCCTGTCTCTAGCCCTAGCATTTCTTGTCGGAATCTTTGAATCACCCCATAACCCAGCATTTTCAGATCCAAGCTATGTGATCTGGTGGTGGGCTTCAACCATCTCGACAGTAGGCTATGGTGATATCACACCTGTAACAAATCTTGGGCATTTTTTTGGTATCTTACTGATCTTTTCGAGTTTGATATTCTTTTCGTTGATAATCTCTGAGATTGGGAATATTGTGAGGATCCTAGCTCAATATAAGTCTAAGGGTTACGCATCAGTCAATCATCGTGGACATGTGGTCATTTTGGGATATAACTCATTCACTAATGGTCTAATTGATATGTTGTTTGAAAGATACGGTAAAGATACTAAGATCGTAATCATATCTAATTATTTAAAACAGGTTCCTCGGAGTGATATAGAATTAGTCAGCGGAGATCCTTTAGATAAAGAGATCTTACGAAAAGCAAGTCTTTATCATGCCTCAATTGCTATTATAATGACTAGTGACAATTTGACCTCGCCTGATACATACACCTTAGTTCTTGGTCTCCAGATAGAACGTTATGCACCAAAAATTGTCTCGATCGCCGAGTTGAGAGATCCTCAAATGCGAGATCTGTTTAAGCACACCAAAATGGATCACGTTATTTGGGAATCATCACTTATCGATAGCATACTAAAAGGCGATAAAGAAGAGGAAGTGAAACTCTTCAAGCTTCTTGATTACGCACTGAAAGAAAAATGA
- a CDS encoding tyrosine-type recombinase/integrase yields MEYKFPKLPDQDDYLLDLQNNNYSMRTVYNYARDLCIFALFLKTNGYDFMNFDKKAITMYKGYLKNGDHLIDLNRFREDVARNAGISTEMGSKPSKGSRTNEADEGAMNIPSEQVENDENVHKRSETYLDDVYRKVYGTLGSLKLGSTHPDASKGLDARSVNRMLSALRSYLKYRIEFDLDYPVAPDAIKLIKADKKNKGVAEFDELVALIECPMQFEADERVALRNRAMLELLFSTGMRISELIGLDLENVGLSGKLYIVGKGRKGRFVYLTHRAMYWIDQYLGIRLRYVDENVDPERFDGKMPGQKVKLISFGTKKGLDIEGEESIELEIDGSENNTDRETSQNIGVSRGGDDSKAFTDGMSRAEYEKRAAEFQNLALLENHKRTNFLAKFTSPALFIPFSGGRNGRRGRRLSTNHLQEKIAAYRRRLGIQVPTSAHSLRHGFATYLAENGASPAAIQVLLGHESLQTTTRYVHASDRFAEETHKEKHPLG; encoded by the coding sequence ATGGAATACAAATTCCCAAAATTACCAGATCAAGATGACTATCTATTGGATCTGCAAAACAACAATTACTCAATGCGAACTGTATATAACTACGCAAGGGATCTGTGTATATTTGCTCTGTTCCTGAAAACCAACGGATACGATTTTATGAATTTCGACAAGAAAGCTATCACCATGTATAAAGGATACTTAAAAAATGGAGATCATCTGATAGATCTGAATAGATTTAGAGAAGATGTTGCCAGAAATGCTGGTATATCAACTGAAATGGGCTCGAAGCCCTCTAAGGGGTCTAGAACGAACGAAGCGGATGAGGGTGCTATGAACATACCCTCTGAACAGGTCGAGAATGACGAAAATGTGCACAAGAGGTCTGAAACATATCTGGATGATGTCTATCGGAAGGTTTACGGTACATTAGGAAGTCTGAAGTTAGGATCGACCCATCCAGACGCATCTAAAGGTTTGGATGCACGAAGCGTCAATCGAATGCTATCAGCATTGCGTTCATATTTGAAATACAGGATCGAATTCGATCTGGATTATCCGGTAGCACCAGATGCGATCAAACTGATCAAAGCTGATAAGAAGAATAAAGGAGTTGCTGAGTTCGATGAGCTTGTTGCTTTAATCGAATGTCCGATGCAATTTGAAGCTGACGAGCGTGTGGCATTGCGAAATCGTGCTATGTTAGAGCTACTATTCAGTACTGGTATGCGTATATCCGAATTGATAGGATTAGATCTTGAGAATGTGGGACTCTCTGGTAAGTTATATATAGTTGGTAAAGGCCGTAAGGGTCGTTTTGTATATCTTACCCACCGTGCTATGTATTGGATCGACCAGTATCTCGGTATCCGTCTGAGATATGTTGATGAGAATGTCGATCCCGAAAGGTTCGACGGAAAGATGCCGGGTCAGAAAGTGAAGCTCATAAGTTTTGGTACAAAGAAAGGATTGGATATCGAAGGTGAAGAATCGATCGAGCTTGAGATTGATGGCTCAGAAAATAACACTGATCGTGAAACCTCCCAGAATATAGGTGTTTCACGCGGTGGGGATGACAGTAAAGCATTTACTGATGGTATGTCTCGTGCTGAATATGAGAAGCGAGCTGCCGAGTTCCAGAATCTCGCCCTACTTGAGAATCACAAACGCACGAACTTTCTAGCGAAATTCACATCCCCTGCCCTATTTATACCTTTTAGTGGCGGGAGAAATGGCAGACGCGGTCGACGTTTATCTACAAATCATTTACAAGAGAAGATCGCAGCATATAGGCGTAGACTTGGAATTCAGGTGCCTACTTCCGCACACTCTTTGAGGCACGGTTTTGCGACCTATCTTGCGGAGAATGGCGCCTCCCCTGCTGCTATACAGGTTCTGCTTGGTCACGAGAGTTTGCAGACAACGACCCGCTATGTGCATGCGAGCGATAGATTTGCTGAAGAGACGCATAAAGAGAAGCATCCGTTGGGGTGA
- the ruvB gene encoding Holliday junction branch migration DNA helicase RuvB: protein MEETMRPKRFDEIIGRIREKKTIIMMIEAARSRGDTIDHILFYGPPGLGKTTFAVSISNEVGSTLRITSGPAIERQGDLAAILTNLRRGDILFIDEIHRLSRNIEEILYPAMEDGAIDIVMGKGPSAKTIRLNLEPFTLIGATTQIGKISSPMRERFGLVQRLDYFDDKDLSAIIKRAARIEGMKFTKEALESLSGRSRGTGRVALRLYRRVRDYQQAHGIKGDVTIEIVNKALDMLGVDKYGLERIDRELLRVMYENFGGGPVGLSTLGAAISEDISTISDVYEPFLLQQGFLSRTSRGRVLTQKGIEYVSGLFDGKITE, encoded by the coding sequence ATGGAAGAGACGATGAGACCTAAGCGATTTGACGAGATCATTGGTAGGATCAGAGAGAAGAAAACTATAATCATGATGATAGAGGCAGCAAGGAGCAGGGGTGATACCATTGATCATATCCTTTTTTATGGCCCACCTGGATTGGGAAAGACCACATTTGCAGTATCGATATCAAATGAAGTAGGTTCAACACTCAGAATTACCTCAGGTCCTGCTATTGAAAGACAAGGAGATCTTGCTGCTATTTTAACGAATCTCCGTCGTGGAGATATTCTATTTATAGATGAGATCCATAGATTGTCCAGGAATATCGAAGAGATACTTTACCCAGCTATGGAGGACGGTGCAATTGATATTGTAATGGGTAAAGGCCCTTCTGCTAAGACAATTAGGCTCAATCTAGAACCTTTCACGCTCATTGGTGCTACAACTCAGATCGGTAAGATAAGTAGTCCTATGAGAGAACGGTTTGGATTGGTCCAGAGACTAGATTATTTCGACGATAAAGATCTTTCTGCGATAATCAAAAGAGCAGCAAGGATCGAAGGGATGAAGTTTACAAAAGAGGCTTTAGAATCGTTATCTGGTCGTTCGAGAGGTACAGGTAGGGTGGCACTAAGACTTTACAGGCGTGTACGGGATTATCAGCAAGCACATGGTATAAAGGGCGATGTGACGATAGAAATCGTCAATAAGGCTCTAGATATGTTGGGAGTAGATAAGTATGGTCTAGAACGTATAGATAGGGAATTGTTGAGAGTGATGTATGAGAATTTTGGAGGTGGACCGGTTGGTCTTTCGACACTTGGAGCTGCAATTTCTGAAGATATATCAACAATATCAGATGTTTATGAACCTTTTTTGCTTCAACAAGGATTTTTAAGTCGCACATCAAGGGGTAGGGTATTGACCCAAAAGGGCATAGAGTATGTATCAGGGTTATTTGATGGTAAAATCACTGAATAA
- the ruvA gene encoding Holliday junction branch migration protein RuvA: protein MIVQLKGIVSEIRMISNLKYLDLITVSGVGYRVTVPANEFPGAKGEVVVYTSMQVREDSQTLYGFERASTRDFFEILIGVSGIGPKIGISILATYPEEKVKQLILETDHKSLSKVSGLGPKGAKKIILELAGELSSVNEEEADARNLEMIKDMKQALRTLGFKGEEMESMVKKAHTLLEEDMEMNVEDLLAQVLRG, encoded by the coding sequence ATGATCGTACAACTAAAAGGCATAGTTTCAGAAATTCGTATGATATCAAACTTAAAATACCTAGATCTGATAACTGTGAGTGGAGTGGGGTATAGGGTGACTGTGCCAGCAAACGAATTCCCAGGAGCAAAAGGTGAGGTTGTTGTATATACAAGTATGCAAGTCCGTGAAGACAGTCAAACCTTATATGGATTTGAAAGGGCCTCTACAAGAGACTTTTTTGAAATATTGATAGGTGTATCGGGGATCGGACCAAAGATCGGTATATCTATCTTGGCAACCTATCCAGAAGAGAAGGTCAAGCAGTTGATCCTTGAGACTGATCATAAAAGCTTAAGTAAGGTGTCAGGATTAGGTCCTAAGGGCGCAAAAAAGATAATACTTGAACTTGCTGGTGAATTGTCATCTGTAAATGAGGAAGAGGCAGACGCACGAAATTTGGAGATGATCAAGGATATGAAACAAGCTCTAAGAACATTGGGCTTCAAAGGTGAGGAAATGGAGAGTATGGTCAAAAAAGCTCATACACTATTAGAAGAAGATATGGAGATGAATGTTGAAGATCTCTTGGCACAAGTGTTGAGAGGGTGA
- the ruvC gene encoding crossover junction endodeoxyribonuclease RuvC, producing the protein MRFFGIDPGYALVGWAVIDFDDVRNARLIDYGVITTDKHLAIPERLNEIAVDISFLLDKFQPQFAGVETLLFQKNVKTAMSVSQARGVMLYMLQNLGIGIVEVSPLQVKSSIAGYGRATKAQVQENVRMICGLQEVPKPDDAADAVAVAICAYDMIYSGNLSSRQ; encoded by the coding sequence ATGCGTTTCTTTGGAATTGATCCGGGATATGCACTAGTCGGGTGGGCTGTTATTGATTTTGATGATGTTCGTAACGCACGGCTGATAGATTATGGCGTCATAACAACAGACAAACACCTAGCCATCCCTGAAAGACTCAATGAGATCGCTGTAGATATTAGTTTTCTGCTTGACAAGTTCCAACCTCAATTCGCAGGGGTCGAAACCCTTCTGTTCCAGAAAAATGTCAAAACAGCTATGTCTGTCAGTCAAGCGCGAGGAGTTATGTTATACATGTTGCAGAATCTCGGTATCGGTATAGTAGAGGTTAGCCCATTACAGGTCAAAAGTTCAATTGCTGGATATGGGAGAGCGACGAAAGCTCAGGTCCAAGAAAATGTTAGAATGATCTGTGGTCTGCAAGAAGTTCCTAAGCCAGATGATGCGGCAGATGCTGTCGCTGTAGCTATTTGTGCATATGATATGATCTACAGTGGAAATTTAAGTTCTAGACAATAA
- a CDS encoding YebC/PmpR family DNA-binding transcriptional regulator has product MSGHSKWSKIKHKKALTDAKKGKVFSKLAQQITIAAREGGDPESNFSLRLLIDKAKSASMPADNIQRAVDRGAGKGSEEIHLEKVTYEGIGPLGVSVIVETLTDNKNRTVADLRKTFSERGGALAEAGAVMWNFDQLGLVTLKAGSMKKSEKYGHSDEFVPSDPEEVTLALMEIQGITDIDNYHDDEENVEYLDVYTDPKSLTTVRDTIKDMGYVITSAELIWRAKVQKELDEQEVERIREFVEAVEEHDDIQSVWTDIDDQL; this is encoded by the coding sequence ATGTCAGGACATTCAAAATGGTCAAAGATCAAGCATAAGAAAGCTTTGACAGACGCAAAAAAAGGAAAAGTATTTTCAAAATTAGCCCAACAGATAACTATAGCTGCTAGAGAAGGGGGTGACCCTGAATCGAACTTCTCTTTGAGGTTGTTGATCGATAAGGCTAAAAGTGCCAGTATGCCTGCTGACAATATCCAGAGAGCAGTAGATCGGGGAGCAGGTAAAGGCTCGGAGGAGATTCATCTGGAAAAGGTCACATATGAAGGTATCGGACCTTTAGGCGTATCTGTGATAGTAGAAACCTTGACGGATAATAAGAATCGAACAGTTGCAGATCTCAGAAAGACATTTAGTGAAAGAGGGGGGGCTTTGGCTGAAGCAGGAGCTGTAATGTGGAATTTTGATCAGCTGGGATTGGTCACATTGAAGGCAGGGTCTATGAAGAAATCAGAAAAGTATGGACATAGCGATGAATTTGTACCATCAGATCCTGAGGAGGTGACCCTTGCACTTATGGAGATCCAGGGGATCACGGATATTGATAATTATCACGATGATGAGGAAAATGTCGAATATCTAGATGTATATACGGATCCAAAATCATTGACCACAGTACGAGATACTATCAAAGATATGGGCTATGTGATCACATCCGCAGAGCTTATCTGGAGGGCAAAGGTACAGAAAGAGCTTGATGAACAGGAAGTGGAGAGGATCAGGGAATTTGTTGAAGCTGTGGAGGAGCATGATGATATCCAGTCTGTATGGACTGATATTGATGATCAGCTATAG
- a CDS encoding type IV secretion system DNA-binding domain-containing protein: MFQVILLIALLFSAGFTVFVYFYTRKEDDEVEVFEEVRNPVVMQVLVPRENDKTPLASEQMFASIHGILRDAKKSLDMVSFEIVSNGMNGIRFFIVAPQHLYKFIEGQVYAQYPNADISLVKDYTQEPIQATLSNGEPYQAYVTTGLIELEKDYIFPIKTFRNFEVDPLAAITAAMADLSEGQDIWLQLLVRPIANYWQENSKEYITAIRDGKDPGQKNLWQRFLSDMSGTLTNLNTSGTSDKPAAKQVVKLIPGQDEELRQIEEKMLKPGFEITIRVITKAGDQFTSEQLLRDVVASFKQFTTSHLNGFIHSVPDMSGQEIYQDYLRRYLPADQIDIVNIEELASIYHLPNISVETPNIHWSRARKAEPPLNVPVVGSDEDINIFAETDYRGERILFGLKRHDRRRHMYLLGKTGVGKSATFKNMIVSDILKGDGVCYIDPHGQDIDEILNYIPPQRVNDVVYFDPSDSKFPIGFNMLELEDLTLRDLVADGVVSVFKKQFGDSWGPRLQYILQNAVATCIEAQGTTILAVQRILIDTNYRKFILKQLKDPILLKFWQDEYEQMSQNSRLITEAVAPIQNKVGRFISSSVIRNIVGQVKSTIDLREIMDSKKILLINLAQGKIGEENASLLGGMIITRLQAAAMQRVDIPEDEREDFFLYVDEFQNFATDSFAKILSEARKFRLNLTMTNQYIEQIPLTVRHAIFGNVGTLSSFVVSQSDASLLAQEFAPIFDSEDLVSLESHSMYLKLCIDGMTSKPFSAKSLDYKKRLDPYGEREKIIQVSRERYGTPQEVIEDKIQRWANQSYSQQGNRSQLTYSEKKGKSDGASSKQPQDQSSTRDTQGNDRQQKQPQDQSSTRDTQGNDRQQKQPQDPSSTRDTQGNDRQQKLPPDRSSAKDSQANDRDTSPGYSNTSPSENALGNDRNANPQRSPLPVIEGPKESN, encoded by the coding sequence ATGTTTCAAGTCATACTGCTCATAGCTCTACTCTTTTCTGCAGGCTTTACTGTATTTGTGTATTTCTATACACGAAAAGAAGATGATGAAGTAGAGGTCTTTGAAGAGGTTCGTAATCCAGTGGTGATGCAAGTACTGGTTCCACGAGAGAATGATAAAACACCGTTAGCTTCTGAACAGATGTTCGCCTCCATACATGGGATCTTGCGTGATGCAAAGAAATCCTTGGATATGGTGAGCTTTGAAATAGTTTCGAATGGCATGAACGGTATTAGGTTCTTTATAGTAGCCCCACAGCACCTGTATAAATTCATTGAGGGGCAGGTGTATGCACAGTATCCAAACGCCGATATCAGCCTTGTTAAGGATTATACGCAGGAGCCGATCCAAGCTACTTTGTCCAATGGTGAACCTTATCAGGCGTATGTTACCACTGGACTGATCGAGCTTGAGAAAGATTATATTTTCCCCATCAAGACATTTCGAAATTTTGAAGTAGACCCACTGGCAGCAATTACTGCGGCAATGGCAGATCTTTCAGAGGGACAAGATATTTGGTTACAACTACTTGTGAGGCCCATAGCTAATTATTGGCAGGAAAATTCAAAAGAATACATAACAGCTATCCGGGATGGAAAAGATCCTGGTCAGAAAAACCTTTGGCAGAGGTTTCTTAGCGACATGTCAGGTACACTTACAAATCTAAATACATCAGGCACATCAGATAAACCTGCTGCAAAGCAAGTTGTAAAGCTGATACCGGGTCAGGATGAAGAGCTTAGGCAGATCGAAGAAAAGATGTTGAAGCCAGGATTTGAGATAACTATAAGGGTGATAACAAAAGCGGGTGATCAATTTACTTCAGAACAGCTTCTCAGAGATGTTGTAGCGAGTTTTAAGCAGTTTACAACATCTCATCTGAATGGTTTTATACATTCTGTACCCGATATGAGTGGTCAGGAGATATATCAGGATTATCTTCGTAGGTATCTACCTGCTGATCAGATCGATATTGTGAATATCGAGGAGCTTGCTTCTATATACCATCTCCCCAACATATCAGTGGAAACCCCAAATATTCATTGGAGTAGGGCTAGAAAGGCAGAACCACCGTTGAATGTTCCTGTTGTAGGTTCTGATGAAGACATTAATATATTTGCAGAAACAGATTATAGAGGAGAGAGGATACTTTTTGGTTTGAAAAGACATGATAGACGTAGACATATGTATCTGTTGGGAAAGACTGGAGTAGGGAAGTCGGCTACATTCAAGAACATGATCGTGTCGGATATCTTGAAAGGTGATGGAGTATGTTATATCGACCCACACGGGCAGGATATCGATGAGATCTTGAACTATATCCCACCACAGAGGGTCAATGATGTGGTGTATTTTGATCCCTCCGATAGCAAGTTTCCGATCGGTTTCAATATGTTGGAGTTAGAGGATCTTACGCTTCGTGATCTTGTTGCTGATGGTGTCGTTAGTGTATTTAAAAAGCAGTTTGGTGATTCGTGGGGACCTAGACTCCAGTATATCCTGCAGAATGCAGTAGCTACCTGTATAGAGGCTCAGGGGACTACTATCCTTGCTGTGCAGAGGATACTGATCGATACGAATTATAGGAAATTCATATTAAAACAACTTAAGGATCCGATCTTGTTAAAATTCTGGCAGGATGAGTATGAGCAGATGTCCCAGAATTCCAGATTGATCACAGAAGCTGTAGCACCTATCCAGAATAAAGTAGGTAGGTTCATCTCGTCATCGGTCATCCGAAACATTGTAGGACAAGTGAAATCAACTATCGATCTCAGAGAGATCATGGATAGTAAGAAGATACTGTTGATAAATCTAGCACAAGGAAAGATTGGTGAGGAAAACGCATCATTGCTAGGAGGTATGATAATCACCCGATTGCAAGCAGCTGCTATGCAAAGGGTTGATATACCTGAAGATGAAAGAGAAGACTTTTTTCTATATGTGGATGAGTTCCAGAATTTTGCTACTGACAGTTTTGCTAAGATCCTTTCAGAGGCTCGTAAATTCAGGCTGAACCTCACTATGACGAACCAATACATTGAACAGATCCCGTTGACGGTTCGTCATGCAATATTTGGAAATGTTGGTACATTATCTTCTTTTGTTGTGAGCCAATCTGATGCAAGTCTTTTAGCTCAAGAGTTTGCTCCGATCTTTGATTCAGAAGATCTAGTATCACTCGAATCTCACTCGATGTATTTAAAGCTCTGTATTGATGGTATGACATCAAAGCCATTTAGTGCGAAATCGCTTGATTATAAGAAGAGGCTTGATCCTTATGGTGAGAGGGAGAAGATCATTCAGGTATCACGAGAGCGTTACGGCACTCCACAGGAGGTGATAGAGGATAAGATACAGAGATGGGCAAATCAAAGTTATAGTCAACAGGGAAACCGTAGCCAGCTAACTTATAGTGAGAAGAAGGGGAAGTCTGATGGTGCCAGTTCGAAGCAACCCCAAGATCAGTCATCGACAAGGGATACACAGGGCAACGATCGTCAGCAGAAGCAACCCCAAGATCAGTCATCGACAAGGGATACACAGGGCAACGATCGTCAGCAGAAGCAACCCCAAGATCCGTCATCGACAAGGGATACACAGGGCAACGATCGTCAGCAAAAATTACCACCAGATCGATCCTCTGCAAAAGATTCACAAGCGAACGATAGGGATACAAGTCCAGGGTACTCAAACACATCTCCCTCTGAAAATGCGCTGGGTAACGATCGTAATGCGAACCCGCAACGATCACCGCTCCCGGTTATTGAGGGACCAAAAGAATCCAATTAA